Below is a window of Flavobacterium sp. N2820 DNA.
TGCCGATGAAAAAATGATTGAAGGAGCAAAAGCAACGGGTACAGAACGCATCGAATTATACACTGAATCATTTGCTCATGAGTATGGTTTAGGAAATAAAAATGGGATCGAACCTTTTATAAAAGCAGCTATTAAAGCAAATGAGTTGAATATTGGTATCAATGCTGGTCACGATTTAAGTTTAGATAATATCAAATTTTTTAAAGAAAATATACCTAATTTATTAGAAGTATCTATTGGTCATGCACTCATTTCAGAGTCTTTATATTTAGGTTTAGAAAATGTGGTAAACATGTATCTTCAAAAATTAAAATAAGAAATGTTACATTCACGAATAGAAGGAGAAGGAAAGCCATTACTCATAATCCATGGTTTTTTAGGGATGTCTGATAATTGGAAATCTCTAGCAACGCAATTTGCAGCTCAAGGTTTTCAAACACATGCTTTAGATTTACGAAATCATGGTAAAAGTTTTCATTCTGATGATTTTAGTTATGAAGTCATGGTTGAAGATGTGAAGCAATATTGTAATTTTCATCAATTAACAACTATTGATGTACTTGGACATTCAATGGGAGGAAAAGTAGCCATGTTATTGGCAACTACTTATCCTGAATTGGTTTCAAAGCTAATTGTGGCAGATATTGGTCCAAAATATTATGCACCACATCATCAAACTATTTTAGAAGGTTTAAACGCTATTGATTTTGCAAAAAAACCAAGCCGAAGTGAAGTCGAAGAAGAACTTTCTAAATATATTAGAGATTTTGGAACACGTCAGTTTTTACTAAAAAGCTTGTATTGGAAAACTCCAGAACAATTAGCCTTTCGATTTAATCTAGCTGTTTTTAATCAAAAAATTGAGACCATCGGAACAGCTTTACCATTTGAAAATACATTTTCTAAACCTACTTTGTTTTTGCGTGGCGATAAATCAGATTACATCACAGATGCTGATTATGAAACAATTTTGCACCATTTTCCTTCATCAAGAGTAGAAACTGTAAAAAACGCAGGACACTGGTTGCATGCTGAAAATCCAACCGATTTTTTTGAGTTAGTTATTGCATTTTTGCAATGAAAAGACAAAAAAAATTATGCACGCATAATTTTTTAGTTAAAAAAATTGTAAAATTCATATTTTGTTATAATTTTGAACTATTGATTTTTATAAATTCAGAAAAAAACTAACACTTATTACATTATGAGAAAATTACTTTCTTTAACATTATTGGCTTTGGCTGGCTCAACTGCTTTTGCAGGAGGATATCGAGTTAGTATTCAAGGGCAAAAACAATTGGCTATGGGACACACAGGTGTAGCTGTAGTAAATAGTGCAGAGGTTGCATTTTTCAACCCAGCTGGTATGGCCTATTTAGATAAAAAATTCAATTTATCTGTAGGAGGTAATGCTTTGTTTGCAAAAACTAAATTCCAAAATTCGCAATACAACTGGGAAGCTTCAACAGAAAACATGGGAACACCTTTTAGTCTGTATGCTACCTACAAAATCAACGATTGGTTTACAGCAGGTTTAGCTGTTTATACACCTTATGGAAGTTCTGTAGAATGGGATCAAGATTGGCAAGGAGCACATTTAGTAAATAATATCGATTTACAAGCTATTTTTATTCAGCCTTCTATTTCAGTTAGAGTTGGAGAACATTTTAGTGTAGGTGGTGGACCAATTTTCGCTACAGGTTCTGTTAATTTTAATAGAAATGTAGACAGATCTACTGTAAATATAGATAATGAAAGAACAGATTTAACTATTGAGTCAAAAGGTATTACCGCATGGGGTTATACAGCTGGTTTTATGTTTAATCCAACCAAAAAATTACGTATAGGAATGAACTATCGTTCTGAAATTATCATGGAAGCAAGAGATGGAGATGCTACTTTTAATGACTATCCCGGAACAGCTCCAGAAACAAAATTTAATGCAGATTTACCATTACCTGCAGAATTAACAGTGGGATTGTCCTATAAAGTTACTGAGAGACTATTAATGGCTTTTGACTATAATAGAGCAATGTGGAGTGTTTATGAAAACTTAAATGTTGATTTTACAAATCCAGCGCTTCCAGATTCAAATAACCCAAGAAATTACAAAAATTCTAGTACTTACAGAGTAGGTATGCAGTATGCTGCAAATGATAAATTTACATTCAGAGCGGGGTGGTATTTTGACGAAAGTCCAGTACAAGATGGATATTTTGCTCCAGAAACACCAAGAAATGATTCTATGGGATACACAGGAGGTTTAACTTATCAAGTAAATAGTAAATTAGGCGTTGATGTGTCTTTCTTATATTTACATTTTGACGAAGTTGATAATTCTTATGATTATGTAAGTGATGGTAGTAGTTTTGGAGGAACTTATAAATCAGTTGTATTTTCACCAGGTATAGGTATTACTTATGGTTTCTAATTTTTAATAAACAGAAAAATGAAAAATAAATTTATATATTTAGCTATTATAGCAGCTGGTTTTGCTTCATGTGAACCAGAATTTGAAAATGAAGTTGGTGCAAATTATACTTCTGGTGATGCAGATTTTACAAGTTATGTTGCTGTGGGTAATTCATTAACTGCAGGTTATATGGATGGTACAGTTTCTAAAGGCGGTCAAATGTACTCATATCCTAACTTATTAGCACAACAATTTGCATTAGTAGGCGGTGGAGCATTTACACAACCTTCTTATGAAGATGATGTTAATAATTTAGGTGGATTAATGTTAGGAGGTATTCCAATTGGAAATACAAGATTAGTAATTGACGCTTCTCAAGGTCGTCCAGAAAACTTAGCAGGAACTTCAACAATTGAGGTTTCTAATTTGCAAGCAACAGCATACAACAATATGGGTGTTCCTGGTGCAAAATCATTTCATTTATTAGCTTCTGGTTATGGGAATGTTGCTGGTGTTGCTTTAGGACAATCAAATCCTTACTTTGTAAGACACGCAACTTCTCCAACAGCTACCGTTTTAGGAGATGCGATGTCTAAAAATCCAACTTTCTTTACAAACTGGATTGGAGCTAACGATGTTTTAGCTTATGCAACTAATGGTGGTGCGCAATCAGATGGTAATACACCAGCAGCAGACCATAATGTGACTGGAAATATGAATCCTGCTACTTATGGCGGTAATGACATTACTAATTCTGGTGTTTTTGCAAGCGTATATTCTACATTGATTAGCACATTAACTTCTGGTGGTGCAAAAGGAGTTGTGGCTACCGTTCCAAGTGTAACGGCTATTCCTTATTTCACAACTGTTCCTTATAATCCGCTATCTCCAACTGCTTTGGGTGGTTCAGCAAATATAAATGCATTGAATGCTCAATTATATGGTCCATTAAATCAAATTTTTACTGCTTTTGGGGAACCAAACAGAGTAAAGTTGTTATCAGCAACTAGTGCTAATCCTATATTAATTTTTGATGCTGATGCTGTAGATCGTTCGGCTCAAATTACGGCTGTATTAACACCTACTTTAGGTGCGCCAACAGCTACTGCATTCGGAATGGTTTTTGGAAAAGCTCGTCAAGCTACTGCAGCAGATTTAGTAGTTTTACCTGCTTCTTCTGTAATTGGTACGCCAAATGCATCTTCTCCTTCGACATTAATTAATATCAATGGAGTTTCATATCCAATGGCTAATAGATGGGTATTAACTGCTAATGAAAAAGCTAAAGTAGCAAATGCAACAGCAGCTTACAACAGTGCAATTGTTTCTATTGCAAGTTCAAATAATTTAGCAGTGGCAGATATGAATCAAATCATGAATCAATTGGTTGGTGGTTTAAGAGTTGAAGATGGAACATTTTATACAGCAAATTATTTTTCTTCTGCAACTGCAACAACTGTATTGTTTTCTTTAGATGGCGTGCATCCTAACGCTAGAGGTTACGCAGTAATTACAAATGAAATCATTAAAGTTATAAATAGTCATTATAATGCTAATTTACCTTTACATTCTGCAGCTAATTTCCCAGGGGCTACAATTGTAGGTTCAAACTAAATAAGATTTTTATCAAATAAATATAAAAGGCATCATTTTTGGTGCCTTTTTTTGTAATTTTAAAAAAAATCAAAATATATGAATTTTATTATCAAACTTTTAATTAGTACTATTATAGTATTTACGTTAGCGTATTTTTTACCTGGTGTTCATGTAGATAATTTAACGGCGGCATTATTGGTTGCAGTAGTTTTAGGATTGTTGAATACTTTTTTGAAGCCTATTTTAATTTTTCTGACTATTCCCGTAACCTTAATTACTTTGGGTTTGTTTTTATTAGTAATTAATGCAGGTATTATTTTAATTTGCGACTATTTTATTACAGAATTTCATGTTGATGGTTTTTTAACAGCCTTAATTTTCAGCATATTATTATCAATAAGTCAATCAATATTGAACAAAATATTTGTTAGTGAAGATTAATTTTTAGCGAATTGAATTTCAGTAAATTAAAAACTTGTTTGGGTTGTAAAAATTCTATAATTTTGCAACCCAATTTTTATGGTACTTAAATAAACAGATAAATGAACATTACAAAAACGCAAGTTGATGCATTAAATGCTATTGTAACAGTAGCAATCGCTAAAGAAGATTATGCTGATAAGGTAAATAAAGTATTAGCTGATTACAAAAAAAACGCTGCTATTTCTGGATTTAGAAAAGGAGCTGTTCCAATGAGTTTGATTCAAAAACAATATGGTAAAGCAGTTTTATTAGAAGAAGTGAATAAAGTATTACAAACTTCGCTTAATAATTATTTAACTACTGAAAAATTAGATATTCTTGGAAATCCACTTCCAAAGTTAACAGAAAGTATCGATTGGGATGCGGAAAATTTTTCTTTTGACTTCGAATTAGGATTAGCACCTCAGTTTTCAGTTGATTTATCTGCTAAAAACAATGTTACTAAATTCAAAGTTATTGCTGATGACAAAATGTTGAACGATCAAGTAGATCGCATCGCAAAGCAATATGGAAAATTAATTTCTCAAGATAAAGTAGAAGAAGGTTTTGATGTTGTTGGAACATTTACAAACGAAGAAAAAGGAATTAATGCTCCTGCAAATTTTGCTTTAGATATTTTTGCAGATAAAAAAGTAGCAAAATCATTCATTGGTAAAAAAGTAGGTGATGTAGTTGCTATCGGAACAAAAGGCTTATTCGATGATGATCACAAATTAATGGATTACTTAAAAGTAGGTCATGATGATGTACACGGATTAGATATCACAGTTCATTTCACAATTGAAGAAATTAATGCAACTGAAAGAGCTGAATTAAATCAAGAATTGTTTGATAAATTATTTGGAGCTGGAGTCGTTTCTTCTGTTGAAGACGTAAAAGCAAAAATTAAAGAGGATGCTGAAGCGCAATTTGCACAACAAGCAGATCAAAAATTCTTAAACGACGTGACTGATTTCTTAATCGAAAACACAAAATTTGATTTACCAGCTGAGTTCTTAAAAAAATGGATTAAAACCATGGGTGAAACTCCACTTTCTGATGAGCAAGCTGAAGAAGAATATGCAAAAGCAGAAAAAGGATTACGTTTTCAATTAATCGAAGGAAAAGTAATGGCTGAAAATAATTTACAAATTACGTTTGAAGATTTAAAAGCACATACTGCCGAATTAATCAAGAAACAAATGGCTCAATTTGGTCAATTAAATCCATCGGATGATGAAATTAACGGAATTGTTGCTCGTGTGATGTCAAATCAAGACGAAGTAAAACGTTTGTCTGAGCAAGTAATGAGCGAAAAAATGTTAGGTCTTTACAAAGAAAAAGTATCGGCTAAAACAAAAGAAGTTAATTACGAGCAATTCATCAAAGAAATGTACGGAGAATAATTTCTCACAAAAAATAATTATCTTTGAGCGTCAGACTAGTTTTGGCGCTTTTTGTTTCAAGACAATTTGTCACAAAAAGTAATAGGCACGAACTTTGCAAAATATTAATGGTTTAAGTTTAATCCCTTTTAAACTTTTAAACACATAAACTTTTAAACTTAATTTATGAATTACGGAAAAGAATTTAAAAAATATGCTACTAAGCATCACGGAGTAAACAGTTTATATTACGATAAAATTGTTGGAAGTATGACGCCTTATATTATTGAAGAACGCCAATTAAACGTAGCTTCAATGGATGTTTTTTCTCGTTTAATGATGGATAGAATTATCTTCATGGGAACAGGAGTTGATGATTATGTGGCAAATATTATTCAAGCGCAATTATTGTTTTTAGAAAGTGTTGACGCTTCTAAAGACATTAGTATTTATATTAATTCTCCTGGTGGAAGTGTCTATGCTGGATTAGGAATTTATGATACAATGCAATTTGTAAAACCAGACGTTGCTACAATTTGTACAGGAATGGCGGCTTCAATGGGAGCGGTTTTATTATGTGCTGGAGCAGAAGGAAAGCGTTCGGCATTACCACACTCAAGAGTTATGATTCACCAACCATCAGGAGGAGCACAAGGTGTAGCAACTGATATGGAAATCAACTTGAAAGAAATGTTGAAATTAAAAGATGAATTATATGAAATCATTTCTAAACATTCTGGACAATCGTTCGAAAAAGTGCACAAAGATTCTGAGCGCGATTATTGGATGATTGCTGCTGAAGCAAAAGAATACGGAATGATTGATGAGGTTTTAACAAGATAAATAAATATAGTTTTCAGTTTTCAGTCACAGTTTTCAGCGATATAACTGTGACTGTATACTGTGACTGCTAACTTAAAAAGGATGGCTAAAGAAGTATTAGAATGTTCATTCTGCGGAAGGAAAAAGCCTGAAACCAATTTATTAATTGCAGGAATTAATGCGCATATTTGCGACAAATGTATCGAACAAGCTCACGGAATTGTATTAGAAGAATTAAAACAATCGGGTAATTCCAATTTGGTTGCTGATTTGATTCTGTTGAAACCAAAAGAAATTCGTGCGTTTTTAGATGATTATGTTATTGGACAAGATCAGACTAAAAAAGTAATGAGTGTGGCGGTTTATAATCACTACAAACGTTTGATGCAAATTCAATTGGAAGACGAAGTTGAGATTGAAAAAAGTAACATATTAATGGTAGGACAAACCGGAACAGGTAAAACATTAGTAGCAAAAACAATTGCAAAAATGTTGAATGTTCCATTGGCTATTGTTGATGCAACTGTTTTAACCGAAGCAGGTTATGTAGGTGAAGATGTGGAAAGTATCTTAACTCGTTTGTTACAAGCAGCTGATTATGATGTAGCAAAAGCCGAAAGAGGTATTGTATTTATTGACGAAATAGATAAAATTGCACGTAAAAGTGATAATCCATCAATTACGCGTGATGTTTCGGGTGAAGGTGTGCAACAAGCTTTGTTGAAATTATTAGAAGGAACGGTTGTAAATGTGCCACCAAAAGGAGGTAGAAAACATCCAGACCAAAAATTTGTTGAGGTAAACACTCAAAATATCTTATTTATTGCAGGTGGTGCTTTCGATGGTATAGAGCGTATTATTTCAAAACGTTTAAATAGACAAGCTGTTGGTTATAGTTCTTCAATTGGAACAGACCATATTGATAAGGATAATTTGTTGCAGTATTTAATCCCAAAAGATGTAAAAGATTTTGGATTAATTCCAGAAATTATTGGTCGTTTGCCAGTTTTAACTCATATGGATCCCTTGGATGCAGAAACGTTAAGAGCAATTTTAACCGAACCTAAAAATGCCTTAGTAAAGCAATACAAAAAGTTGTTTGAAATGGATGAGGTAACTTTGGAAATTGAAGAAGAAGCTTTAAATTATATTGTCTCTAAAGCCTTAGAATATAAATTAGGTGCCAGAGGTTTACGTTCGTTATGTGAAGCTATTTTAACTGATGCTATGTATGAATTGCCTAGTTCTGAAGATAAACATTTGCAAGTAACTAAAGAATATGCGGAAAATAGTTTGAGTAAAAACTTATTACAACGATTGAAAGCAGTTTCTTAATTTGGAATATTATATATTTAAAAAGGGTCGCCATTTGGCGACCCTTTTTTATAGATTAAGCATTTTTCTTTTGCTCTATTTTTTTTGCTTGTTTTGCATTGCAATAGCTAGATTTACAGCTCCATCCACTAGAACATGAGGTTAATAAAAGTACTGTTGCAATTGCGAAAGTTAGAGTGATTTTTTTCATTTTTAGGGTTTTATAATTGTGTTGAAATGTTATTATTTTTATTAATTTTAAATTCGACTCTTCTGTTGGTCTGATCTTGTTCAGGTGTACATTTGTCGCATTTGTTTAATAGTTGGCTTTCTCCATATCCTTTATATGATAATCTTGAAGCAGCAATTCCTTTGTCAATTAGATATTGGTAAGTAGATTTTGCTCTTCTTCCAGAAAGTTTTTGATTATAATCTGCGGAACCTTTATTGTCTGTATGTGCATTAATAGCAATAGACATTTCAGGGTTATTATTTAATACTTCTACAATTTTATTTAAAGATAAAGTAGATTCTTGTTTGATTGTTGCTTTGTCAAAATCAAAATAGATATTTTCGATAACAATAGCATCTTCAGTTATAATCGCTTTTTCTTGAGTTAATTTTAAATTTTTATTTGAATCTCCAGAAGATAAAGAAGTGATTTTTGTTTCATATCCATCTTTGCTAATTGTAGCTGTATATTGTGTTAAAGGATCTAATTCTAATCTAATTTTTCCTTTTTCATCTGATTTTATTTTTGAAATAATTTCTCCAAATTCATTAGTTACAACAACTTCTGCATTAGGGAGTACAATACTTGATTGTTCTTCAACTACAGTATAGGTTTGGGTCAAATTTTCTTGTTTTTTGATTTCAAATTTTAAAATATCAAAATTACCAGATTGTTGTTTATCTGTAGATATGTAACCTTTAGAAGGAGAGGTCATTACAAAAGCAATATCATCTCTTTTAGAATTTAGGTCAGTTCCTAAGTTCAAAGCTTTTACATAATTGTTCTCTACAACTGAAGATCTAAATACATCATAACCGCCCATGTTAGCATGACCTTTTGAAGAAAAGAATAAATATTTACTGTCTAAAGACATAAATGGATATTTCTCATCAAGAGAAGTGTTTACATTTGGCCCAAGATTAACTAATTTTCCAATTGTTCCATCTGATAAAACGGGTGCTTCATAAATGTCAAAACCACCAAATCCTCCAGGGATGTTTGCCGCTAAAAATATTTTTTTACCATCAGGTGATAAACTTGGTGTTTCCACAGAATATTCAGAAGGTACAACTTGAAGATTAGTAATATTTACCCATTTTTTTGGGTCATTTTCGTTTAAATCAGCCTTGTGAAGTGTAAAAATTTGATTGTTATTTGGACTTTCTTGTGTAAAGTAAATCGTACGTTGATCTGCTGAAAAACTGATAGAACCCTCATTTTTTTCAGAATCTAATGCTTGGGAGAAAAGCAATGGAAAAGATAAATTTCCATCATCTTTAATATCCACACAGTATAAATTATTATTAGGTTCATTTGTAACTGGATTCACTGTTACTTCTGCGTGTCTTCTCTTTTTATTAGATAAAATTATGTATTTATTTTTAAAAAAAGAAGTTCCAACTTCGTTCAATTCTGAGTTAATGCCAGTATCACTAATTAAGTAATTAATACCTTTTGTAGATTTATTTATTGTATTTAAAATGGAATCTAAAGATTCTGATCGTTTTGGTTCTTGAGAAAAACAAAAAAAAGTTCCAAAAAGGAAAATTAGAATTAGTAATTTGGGGTAATTCATAATGTTAAACGCTTAATTTATAGTGGGGTAATAAAAAATTAAATCAAGCGCAAAATTAATACTAAATTTTACATAAAAAATCTTTTATAAAACATTTATGATAAAACTCGACGAACTGCAAAAAAAATCGATTTCAGGTAAAATTATTCGAATTAAATTTCGGTTATTTTTTTGTTAAATATATTTATGACAGTTTAATTTTGTCAATTTCTATATTTTTCTTGGGATTTATTACATTTTCTTTTATTTCACATCTTCTATATGGACCACACTTATAACGTCTTGGTCCACAAGAAAATGATGAAATAATAATGCTCAAGAGTACTAAAAATGAAGCTATTTTTTTCATGTGATTTTATTATAATTGTAATAAACTTTCTAAATAATTTCGATCATTAGAAAGCCTCGGAATTTTGTGTTGCCCTCCTAATTTATCATTTTGTTTTAACCAATCATAAAACAAGTTTTTTCGGGCCACATTTAATACTAACGGGTTTAATGTCATATTGTTATATCGCTTGGCTTCATAATCTGAATTTAAAGACTGAATAGTATCGTCTAAAGCAAAACGGAATTTTTCAATGTCTTCAGGCGGATGCTTAAATTCAATAATCCATTCATGTGAACCTTTTTGCGCCTCGCTCATAAAAACTGGAGCTACAGTATAATCAACTATTTCGCAGTCAAATAGAGCGCATGTTTTTGCTATAGCCGCATCAGTATTTTCAACCATTAGTTCTTCTCCAAAAACATTTATGTGATGTTTTGTTCTTCCTGTAACTTTAATTCGATATGGGTTTAAAGAAGTAAATCGAATCGTATCACCAATTAAATAGCGCCATAAGCCTGAATTTGTTGTAATTACTAAGGCATAATTCTTATTTAATTCTACTTGATTAAGACGAATAACACGCTGGTTTAATGTTCCAAAAGTATCCATCGGGATAAATTCGTAGAAAATTCCATAATCTAACATCAATAATAATTCGTTAGAATCATTTTGGTCTTGAATTGCAAAAAAACCTTCTGATGCATTGTAAATTTCATAATATTTGAAGTCGTCTTTTGGGAATAATTTTTTATATTGTTCTCTATACGGATCAAAATTTACGCCTCCATGAAAGTATACTTCTGCATTTGGCCAAAGCTCTAATAAATTAGATTTTCCGGTGGTTTCTAATGCTTTTTGAAGTAAAACCAACATCCAACTGGGAACACCAGCCAAACTTGTTACATTTTCGTTGATGGTTTCATTAATAATGGCAGGAAGTTTCGTCTCCCAATCTCCCATTAACGATATTTTACTGCTAGGTGTAGAGCTAAATTCGGCCCAAATGGGCATATTATCAATCAAAATTGCCGATAAATCCCCAAAAAAAGTATTGTTGTCTTCATACAATTGCTTGCTTCCGCCTAAGCGAAGGCTTTTTCCAGTAAAAAGTTGCGAATCTTCATTATTATTTAAAAATAAACACAATAAATCTTTACTCGCTTTGTAATGACAATTTTCTAAAGCTTCTGAACTTACAGGTATAAATTTACTTTTTGCATTAGTAGTTCCACTTGATTTTGCAAACCATTTAATGTTAGAGTGCCAAAATACATTTTGATCGCCTTTACGTGTAAGCTCTATTAAAGGTTCTAAATCTTCATAAGTAGAAACAGGAATTCGTTCTGAAAAAGTAGTATAGCTTTTCATGGAAGAAAAATCATATTTCTTACCAAGTTGCGTGTTTTCAGACGTTTTAATTAGATTAAAAAGTAATTCATCTTGCACTTCATGCGGATATTTTAAAAACAATTCCATTTGATGAATTCGCTTTTTTAAAATCCAAGTGGCAAAAGAATTTATTATTTGTAATGGCATTTACCTATTGCTAATTTTGAATTATTAATTTGGAATAATAACTTTACCAAAAATAGCATTTTTTTCAAATAATTGAACAAAAAAGAAAATCTTTACACGAAATGATATATCAAGGCACACTTTCAAAAATGCAAACCGAATTTAGTTTCCCAATCCAATATTATTTGGTTTTTGAAAATAGTTTTTTAAACATCAACCAACTTATAGGAAAGGAGATAGAAATAGCGTTTCAAGGCTATCAATGTTTAAATTGCGGAAAAGCTAAGAAAATCTTTCGTCAAGGATTTTGTTACGATTGTTTTATGAGTAGTCCTGCTGTTGGAGATTGGATTATGAAACCCGAATTAAGTACTGCACATTTAGATATTGAAGATAGAGATTTAGCTTATGAAAAGCGCGTGCAATTGCAACCTCATGTAGTTTATTTGGCATTATCGAGTGAGGTGAAAGTAGGAGTAACCCGAAAAACACAAGTGCCAACACGATGGATAGATCAAGGCGCTGTGCAAGCGATTCCAATTGTAGAAGTTCCCAATAGATATTTAGCTGGTATTACTGAGGTTGCTTTGAAAAATCATTTTGCCGATAAAACGAATTGGCAAAAAATGCTAAAAAACGAAGTGCCTAATATGGATTTAATTGCTGAGCGAAACAAGGTATTTGATTGGTTGCCTAATGAAGTAAAAGATTATTTTCCAAAGGAAGAAAAAATCATTCAAATGGATTTTCCTGTTTTGCAATATCCTAAAAAAGTTAGCAGTTTAAATTTAGATAAAACGCCAAATTTCTCAGGAAAATTAGCAGGAATAAAAGGACAATACCTACTTTTTGAAGACGGAACCGTCTTTAACGTTAGAACATATGAAGGTTATGTAGTAAAAATGAGTTTGTAAAAAATAAACCCTTTCAAATTTACAGTTGAAAGGGTTTGTTTTTGCATTTAAAACAGTGTGTTTATTCTTTTTTCTTCTTTTTAAGCCAACCATTTAATGCATCCGTTGCTTTGGTTTTGAGTTCTTCTTTAGGAGTTGCCTTAGGTTTTGTTGTGTCTGTTGCTGTAGTAGTTCCAGAAGTGTTGCCTTTAGTACCCCCAAGCAAATTTCCTAATGCTGATGTTCCTTGATTGATGTATTTGTCTTTTTGCATTTTTACCAATTGTGAAGCCAAATTGGTAGTAGCTTGTTTCATGTCGGTTGTGATTTTTGGTTGTTTAAAGTTTCCGCCAAGCACAGCATTTACAGGAATGTTTTGAATTTTATTTTGATCTGCAGGTGTAAGCTTTGTTAATAAATTAGTTACTTCTTTACCTAAATATTTTGCAGGTACATCAAATTTTAAGTTGTAATTCATATTTTGATCAAAACCATGTGTT
It encodes the following:
- a CDS encoding OmpA family protein: MNYPKLLILIFLFGTFFCFSQEPKRSESLDSILNTINKSTKGINYLISDTGINSELNEVGTSFFKNKYIILSNKKRRHAEVTVNPVTNEPNNNLYCVDIKDDGNLSFPLLFSQALDSEKNEGSISFSADQRTIYFTQESPNNNQIFTLHKADLNENDPKKWVNITNLQVVPSEYSVETPSLSPDGKKIFLAANIPGGFGGFDIYEAPVLSDGTIGKLVNLGPNVNTSLDEKYPFMSLDSKYLFFSSKGHANMGGYDVFRSSVVENNYVKALNLGTDLNSKRDDIAFVMTSPSKGYISTDKQQSGNFDILKFEIKKQENLTQTYTVVEEQSSIVLPNAEVVVTNEFGEIISKIKSDEKGKIRLELDPLTQYTATISKDGYETKITSLSSGDSNKNLKLTQEKAIITEDAIVIENIYFDFDKATIKQESTLSLNKIVEVLNNNPEMSIAINAHTDNKGSADYNQKLSGRRAKSTYQYLIDKGIAASRLSYKGYGESQLLNKCDKCTPEQDQTNRRVEFKINKNNNISTQL
- a CDS encoding DUF2797 domain-containing protein — encoded protein: MIYQGTLSKMQTEFSFPIQYYLVFENSFLNINQLIGKEIEIAFQGYQCLNCGKAKKIFRQGFCYDCFMSSPAVGDWIMKPELSTAHLDIEDRDLAYEKRVQLQPHVVYLALSSEVKVGVTRKTQVPTRWIDQGAVQAIPIVEVPNRYLAGITEVALKNHFADKTNWQKMLKNEVPNMDLIAERNKVFDWLPNEVKDYFPKEEKIIQMDFPVLQYPKKVSSLNLDKTPNFSGKLAGIKGQYLLFEDGTVFNVRTYEGYVVKMSL
- a CDS encoding GH3 auxin-responsive promoter family protein, with the translated sequence MPLQIINSFATWILKKRIHQMELFLKYPHEVQDELLFNLIKTSENTQLGKKYDFSSMKSYTTFSERIPVSTYEDLEPLIELTRKGDQNVFWHSNIKWFAKSSGTTNAKSKFIPVSSEALENCHYKASKDLLCLFLNNNEDSQLFTGKSLRLGGSKQLYEDNNTFFGDLSAILIDNMPIWAEFSSTPSSKISLMGDWETKLPAIINETINENVTSLAGVPSWMLVLLQKALETTGKSNLLELWPNAEVYFHGGVNFDPYREQYKKLFPKDDFKYYEIYNASEGFFAIQDQNDSNELLLMLDYGIFYEFIPMDTFGTLNQRVIRLNQVELNKNYALVITTNSGLWRYLIGDTIRFTSLNPYRIKVTGRTKHHINVFGEELMVENTDAAIAKTCALFDCEIVDYTVAPVFMSEAQKGSHEWIIEFKHPPEDIEKFRFALDDTIQSLNSDYEAKRYNNMTLNPLVLNVARKNLFYDWLKQNDKLGGQHKIPRLSNDRNYLESLLQL